TGAGGAGAGGGCTGCTCGACGGTTGCTTACTTGCACGGAGATAATGGGTATGGATCCTGAGACCAAGCATCTATTAACCAATACGATCTACCAGTGGGACGCTGAGCGTGATGATTTTGTTCACACTGGTACCAGTAATTTTGTGAAGCGGGTTATGGCTAAGAAAAGCTTGACTGAGGCAGTGGTGAATGAGGATCTTGGGATGAAGTCCACAATCTTAAGGTGGATGGTTGAGAATAACATCAGACGACACAGCGAGGTAGCTGACATCATTAGACAGTTCTATTTTAATCCTGAACGTTTATACTCCAAGGCAAAATTCGGTCTTAAGACATGAGCAATCCAACGAGTGGAGAGAAGCCGGCTTCAAAGAAGACAAACAAGGCGAAGTCGAGTGAGAAGGTTGACTCTCCGGCTCCCATCCTTGAGAAACCTTGGTATGCAGCATACGGTTTCCTAGGACCTATAGCCGGACCTTTACTGCCACGGCTTAAAGCATTGAGGAGTAAGCTCGTCAAGGCTGGTCTCCCTGTAGACTTCAGAGCCTACGTCAGCTTCATGCTCTTCGGGACCATGGCGGCGTTCGTAGCGACATTTAGCTTCGTAGTATCTCTAGCTCTTTTTTTGCTCAAGCTGGAGAATCTTGTCTTTTTGGGTATACCGTTTACTTTCCTAGCCTTCTCAGCTTTGTCAGCTGGTCTGGCAGCGGCGGCTAGCTTCATCTCAATTTATTGTTACCCTTCGATCATGGTGTATGTCCGTAAGAACAAGATTGAACAGTCTCTCTTGGCTGCAGTGAATTACATGTCAATTCTCTCCACAGCAGGTATGTCTCCGGAGAGAATCTTCAGGTCTTTAGCGGGTAGGCCTGAGATTCCAGGCATATATGAAGATGCCAAATTGATTGTGAGGGACATAGACCTCTTCGGTAAAGACTTCGTCTCTGCCCTCCAAGATGCCCGTGAGAGATCGCCCTCTAGAATGTATTCGGAGGTCTTGGACGGTTTTATCTCCACCATCTATTCTGGTGGGGATCTCGAGAAATACCTAAAGGATAGATCCGTTGATTTGATGAGAATTCAAGTGGACTCGGTTAAAACGTTCATCAACCGGTTAGGGTTATTAGCCGAGTCAGCTGTGGCTATAATCGCCGTGTTTCCGTTACTCTTTCTGGTAATCTTCACAATGTCCTCTATACTGCCCGGAGGGATGGCGGGCGAGCCTATATTTGTCTATATTGTGCTCTACCTCATACTGCCGGCAATCTCGGCTCTGTTCCTGCTCTTTATGAGCGCGGGGGCACCTAAGAGTTGATGTTGATAGATAAACGTGAGATCAGGATCGGGTGGGCAGTTTCAGGTGGGGTTGGCGTTTCGCTTCTCTACGTAGTTGTCTTGGCACCTGTATTAACGCCGGGGGTTTCAGCTATCCTTGCGGGCGTTATTGACCCGTTGCTTTCTTCTTTGGGAGAGTTTCCAGTTGATAAGTTTCT
The Candidatus Bathyarchaeia archaeon DNA segment above includes these coding regions:
- a CDS encoding type II secretion system F family protein, whose amino-acid sequence is MSNPTSGEKPASKKTNKAKSSEKVDSPAPILEKPWYAAYGFLGPIAGPLLPRLKALRSKLVKAGLPVDFRAYVSFMLFGTMAAFVATFSFVVSLALFLLKLENLVFLGIPFTFLAFSALSAGLAAAASFISIYCYPSIMVYVRKNKIEQSLLAAVNYMSILSTAGMSPERIFRSLAGRPEIPGIYEDAKLIVRDIDLFGKDFVSALQDARERSPSRMYSEVLDGFISTIYSGGDLEKYLKDRSVDLMRIQVDSVKTFINRLGLLAESAVAIIAVFPLLFLVIFTMSSILPGGMAGEPIFVYIVLYLILPAISALFLLFMSAGAPKS